A region from the Devosia lucknowensis genome encodes:
- a CDS encoding HPr kinase/phosphorylase, with protein sequence MNKPVNVHGTGLVLGETGVLLRGPSGAGKSTLSLALLDRWEGRGLDALLVSDDRVDLVLEGESIAMLAPPQLAGLIELRGRGIVSRPQRQKARLDLVIDLVPELTRMVEEEELQTEVLGRVVPRAPIPQAGVVSLGHQILLAAEAVRASLQHAAP encoded by the coding sequence ATGAACAAACCAGTCAACGTGCATGGGACAGGCCTTGTCCTGGGTGAAACCGGCGTTCTGTTGCGCGGTCCTTCAGGCGCGGGAAAATCGACATTGTCGCTCGCATTGCTCGATCGCTGGGAAGGTCGCGGCCTGGATGCGCTCCTGGTCTCGGATGACCGGGTGGACCTGGTACTCGAGGGCGAGAGCATCGCGATGCTGGCCCCGCCGCAGCTGGCTGGCCTCATCGAACTGCGCGGTCGCGGAATTGTCAGCCGGCCCCAGCGGCAGAAGGCCAGGCTCGATCTCGTGATCGATCTCGTCCCGGAACTCACCCGCATGGTCGAGGAGGAAGAGCTGCAAACCGAGGTGCTGGGCCGCGTTGTGCCGCGCGCCCCGATCCCGCAGGCGGGAGTCGTGAGTCTGGGCCATCAGATCTTGCTGGCTGCCGAAGCGGTGCGCGCAAGCCTGCAACACGCCGCACCGTGA
- a CDS encoding DUF2937 family protein, producing MRRLIASTGGIALALVLSQFPEYAQQYTQRLGGAVDELRVITEDFDRAAEAGGLDRQQALARYSVSNDDFLAGRGTSMVATFQRYEQLNTTLAEIQGAGPVQRFQSLPAYLDSDIGRRTLENYKPAVPVTVEGILYAGAGFIMGYLVLSALVRVCALPFRRGRGRSRIRVTRA from the coding sequence TTGAGGCGGCTTATAGCGAGTACAGGCGGTATCGCCCTGGCGCTGGTGCTCAGCCAGTTTCCCGAATATGCGCAGCAATATACGCAACGTCTTGGCGGCGCGGTCGACGAGCTGCGCGTCATTACCGAGGATTTCGACCGGGCTGCGGAAGCGGGCGGCCTGGATCGGCAGCAGGCGCTCGCTCGGTACTCGGTGTCCAATGACGACTTCCTCGCCGGCCGCGGCACATCCATGGTTGCCACCTTCCAGCGGTATGAGCAGCTGAACACGACGCTTGCCGAGATCCAGGGCGCTGGCCCGGTCCAGCGTTTCCAATCGCTTCCGGCCTATCTCGACAGCGATATCGGCCGCCGAACGCTTGAAAACTACAAGCCGGCCGTGCCGGTAACGGTGGAAGGCATTCTCTATGCCGGAGCCGGCTTCATCATGGGATATCTGGTTTTGTCCGCGCTGGTCCGGGTTTGCGCTCTGCCGTTCCGTCGGGGCAGGGGGCGAAGCAGGATCCGGGTGACACGGGCCTAG
- a CDS encoding sensor histidine kinase, with amino-acid sequence MAPDRFRKQLGFAALGAAPLTLLMAVPALAQSLVPANLGGIAPFAVAIGAGGFALLSMALVRTLLTDSRAARRRAAEQIADLRALVDEYENLIAGSRELTVLWQGHEAPRFLGQADAVLPRGRQPQSVLNFHSWLGAAETNRLSALVEELRMHGHAFAESVATLDGRVVRVNGWVMGSAVALRLRPAHNQPGQQPVLAAVVADEAWESARTILARLNKPAFLRDEDDRLVFANAAYLGLARTLGRPAPDATPPELLDATTLAGHLKTCRASADPVSRSLDFAAHGKYELVEFPVPGGRAGYLRVQGETARPAAAPETAANHIGGIIDALATPIAIFNARRELTQFNAAYANLWNLDAKFLTPGLDERAILDKLRTEGMLPNQVDYLTWRTKHLESYARKAPHEADPWHLPDGRSIKVISAPAGPAGGVIYVFEDMTERLELESTNKAFTNVLRETIMALNEAVAVFGTNGRLTLSNPQLSKLWKLPMNELGSNPHIDQLAEVSGRAIPEDGATIWRDLKRTIVDLNPTRTDRTGRINRSDGRLVDYAITRLPDGQTMMTFLDVTESASYSKVLKERNDALVAADHLKDAFVENVSYELRSPLTNIIGFADFLADAEGDSLNPRQREYLDYIRASSVTLAVLIDNILDLASVDAGIAELNPEPQDVAGLVEKARAGLTASLHDLSGEPPNLIIDIEPDLPIFVADGTRMVQVLYNLLSNAARFSPPGGDIRLVASHRGDRMLFVIEDEGPGITDEMKSAILTRLDTPAAGGRQRGAGLGLSIVRTFVNMHGGTISAEKREPKGSRIIVNLPLDSAMAGVAE; translated from the coding sequence ATGGCGCCGGATCGATTCCGGAAACAATTGGGATTCGCGGCACTCGGTGCGGCACCCCTGACCTTGCTGATGGCGGTCCCCGCACTGGCGCAAAGTCTTGTTCCGGCAAATCTGGGCGGCATCGCCCCCTTCGCAGTCGCTATCGGCGCGGGCGGTTTCGCGCTGCTCTCCATGGCCCTGGTGCGCACGCTCCTCACCGACAGCCGCGCCGCCCGCCGTCGCGCCGCCGAGCAGATCGCCGACCTGCGCGCCCTGGTGGACGAATACGAAAACCTCATCGCCGGCAGTCGCGAACTGACCGTGCTCTGGCAGGGCCATGAAGCGCCGCGCTTCCTCGGCCAGGCCGATGCCGTGCTGCCGCGCGGACGTCAGCCGCAGAGCGTGCTCAATTTCCATTCCTGGCTCGGCGCCGCCGAAACCAACCGGCTGTCGGCACTGGTCGAAGAGCTGCGCATGCACGGCCACGCCTTTGCCGAAAGCGTCGCCACGCTCGACGGCCGGGTGGTCCGGGTCAACGGCTGGGTCATGGGCAGTGCCGTGGCGCTGCGCCTGCGGCCCGCGCACAACCAGCCGGGCCAGCAGCCCGTCCTTGCCGCCGTGGTTGCCGACGAGGCCTGGGAAAGTGCCCGCACCATTCTCGCCCGGCTCAACAAGCCCGCCTTCCTGCGCGACGAGGACGATCGCCTGGTCTTTGCCAATGCCGCCTATCTCGGGCTGGCGCGCACGCTCGGACGCCCGGCGCCTGACGCGACGCCGCCCGAGCTGCTCGACGCCACGACCCTTGCCGGACATCTCAAGACCTGCCGCGCCTCGGCCGATCCGGTCAGCCGCTCGCTCGACTTCGCCGCGCATGGCAAATACGAGCTGGTGGAATTCCCGGTGCCCGGCGGCCGCGCCGGCTATCTCCGCGTGCAGGGCGAAACCGCTCGCCCGGCCGCCGCGCCAGAGACCGCTGCCAACCATATCGGCGGCATCATCGATGCCCTGGCGACACCCATCGCTATCTTCAATGCACGGCGCGAACTGACCCAGTTCAACGCCGCCTATGCCAATCTCTGGAACCTCGACGCCAAGTTCCTGACCCCCGGCCTCGACGAGCGCGCCATCCTCGACAAGCTGCGCACCGAGGGCATGCTGCCCAACCAGGTCGACTACCTTACCTGGCGCACCAAGCACCTCGAGAGCTACGCGCGCAAGGCGCCGCACGAGGCCGATCCCTGGCATCTGCCCGACGGGCGCTCCATCAAGGTCATCTCGGCCCCGGCGGGCCCCGCGGGCGGCGTCATCTACGTCTTCGAGGACATGACCGAGCGTCTCGAGCTCGAATCCACCAACAAGGCCTTCACCAATGTGCTGCGCGAAACCATCATGGCCCTCAACGAGGCCGTGGCGGTGTTCGGCACCAATGGCCGCCTGACCCTTTCCAATCCGCAGCTTTCCAAGCTCTGGAAGCTGCCGATGAACGAGCTGGGCAGCAATCCTCATATCGACCAGCTGGCCGAAGTCTCCGGCCGCGCCATTCCCGAGGACGGCGCCACCATCTGGCGCGACCTCAAGCGAACCATCGTCGATCTCAACCCCACCCGCACCGACCGCACCGGCCGCATCAACCGCTCCGACGGGCGCCTCGTCGACTACGCCATCACCCGCCTGCCCGATGGGCAGACGATGATGACCTTCCTCGACGTCACCGAAAGCGCCTCCTATTCGAAGGTGCTCAAGGAGCGCAACGACGCGCTCGTCGCCGCCGACCACCTCAAGGACGCCTTCGTCGAGAACGTCTCCTATGAGCTGCGCTCGCCGCTGACCAATATCATCGGCTTTGCCGATTTCCTGGCCGATGCCGAAGGCGACAGCCTCAATCCGCGCCAGCGCGAATATCTCGACTATATCCGCGCCTCCTCGGTGACGCTGGCCGTGCTGATCGACAATATCCTCGATCTCGCTTCGGTCGATGCCGGCATTGCCGAGCTCAATCCCGAACCGCAGGACGTGGCCGGGCTCGTCGAAAAGGCCCGCGCCGGTCTCACCGCCTCGCTGCACGACCTGTCGGGCGAGCCGCCCAACCTCATCATCGACATCGAGCCCGATCTCCCCATCTTCGTCGCCGACGGCACGCGCATGGTGCAGGTGCTCTACAATCTCCTGTCCAATGCCGCGCGCTTCTCCCCGCCCGGCGGCGATATCCGCCTCGTCGCCAGCCATCGTGGCGACCGCATGCTCTTCGTCATCGAGGACGAGGGCCCCGGCATCACCGACGAGATGAAATCGGCCATCCTCACCCGCCTCGATACGC
- a CDS encoding sensor histidine kinase — MVLKPLIKVFDGIRRFIDFTIFSSLTRRIVVLNMAGLLVLVVGILYLNQWRAGLIEARVQSLRVQGEIISAAIAASATVDSDVISVDPDRLLDAQAGNISPFSYFDPTLEFPINPESVAPLLRNLITPTRTRARIYDGQGLLILDSENLYARGEVLSKAAAPSDDGDFFVFDWLNALFTWAPGGNYPTYQEYQADEGTRYPEVASALQGAPADFVRVDSQNELVVSVAVPVQRLRAIVGAILLSTEPGDIDAVVAQERWSILRIAMIAAGVQVVLSLLLAGTIAGPMRRLSAAAERVQTAGDARAEIPDLTDRPDEIGHLSGALRRMTDALYNRIEAIERFAADVAHELKNPLTSLRSAVETLPLAKKPEDKERLNDIIQHDIRRLDRLITDISSASRLDAELARESAERVDVEKLATAMVAIQKDVAAGRDVQVVMGKRTGRGSTMVSGHESRLAQVFANLIDNAVSFSPTGGTVTVALSTEGETITVTVTDEGPGITGDVGRIFQRFYTDRPEGDGFGNHSGLGLSISKQIVDAHKGKIRAQNRTDRSGAIFTIVLPRARK, encoded by the coding sequence ATGGTTCTCAAGCCTCTGATCAAGGTCTTCGACGGCATTCGCCGCTTCATCGACTTCACCATCTTCTCGAGCCTCACGCGCCGGATCGTGGTGTTGAACATGGCCGGCCTCCTGGTGCTGGTCGTGGGCATTCTCTACCTCAACCAGTGGCGCGCAGGCCTCATCGAAGCGCGGGTGCAATCCCTGCGCGTCCAGGGCGAAATCATCTCCGCGGCCATTGCCGCGTCGGCCACGGTGGACAGCGATGTCATCTCCGTCGATCCCGACCGGCTGCTCGACGCCCAGGCGGGCAATATCTCGCCTTTCTCCTATTTCGATCCGACGCTCGAATTCCCCATCAACCCCGAGAGCGTCGCACCGTTGCTGCGCAACCTGATCACGCCCACGCGGACCCGCGCACGCATCTATGACGGTCAGGGGCTGCTGATCCTCGACAGCGAGAACCTCTACGCGCGCGGCGAGGTGCTGAGCAAAGCCGCCGCCCCGTCCGACGACGGCGACTTCTTTGTCTTCGATTGGCTCAATGCGCTCTTCACATGGGCGCCAGGTGGCAATTACCCGACCTACCAGGAATACCAGGCAGACGAAGGGACGCGCTATCCTGAAGTCGCGTCGGCCTTGCAGGGCGCTCCAGCCGATTTCGTCCGGGTCGATTCACAGAACGAGCTCGTCGTCTCCGTCGCAGTGCCGGTGCAGCGCCTGCGCGCCATCGTTGGCGCCATTCTCCTGTCCACCGAGCCCGGAGATATCGATGCCGTGGTGGCGCAGGAGCGCTGGAGTATCCTGCGGATCGCCATGATCGCAGCGGGCGTGCAGGTGGTGCTGTCGCTGCTGCTCGCCGGCACGATTGCCGGCCCCATGCGACGCCTGTCCGCGGCTGCCGAACGGGTGCAGACTGCAGGCGATGCCCGCGCCGAAATTCCCGATCTGACCGACAGGCCAGACGAGATCGGGCATCTGTCCGGTGCATTGCGCCGCATGACCGACGCCCTATACAACCGCATCGAGGCGATCGAGCGGTTCGCCGCCGACGTCGCCCATGAGCTCAAGAACCCGCTGACCTCGCTGCGCTCGGCCGTCGAGACCTTGCCACTGGCGAAAAAGCCGGAGGACAAGGAGCGCCTCAACGACATCATCCAGCACGACATTCGCCGCCTCGATCGACTGATCACCGACATTTCCAGCGCCAGCCGTCTCGACGCCGAGCTGGCCCGCGAAAGTGCCGAGCGCGTCGACGTCGAAAAGCTGGCGACGGCCATGGTGGCGATCCAGAAGGACGTTGCCGCCGGCCGCGACGTTCAGGTGGTGATGGGCAAGCGCACAGGTCGCGGCTCGACCATGGTCAGCGGGCACGAGAGCCGGCTGGCGCAGGTTTTTGCCAATCTGATCGACAATGCAGTGTCCTTCTCGCCGACCGGCGGAACAGTGACGGTTGCCCTGTCCACCGAGGGCGAAACCATCACCGTCACCGTCACCGATGAAGGCCCCGGCATTACCGGCGACGTCGGGCGGATCTTCCAGCGCTTCTATACAGATCGTCCCGAGGGCGATGGCTTCGGCAATCACTCCGGACTTGGTCTCTCGATCTCCAAGCAGATCGTCGATGCCCACAAGGGAAAAATCCGTGCACAGAACCGCACCGACCGGTCTGGTGCCATTTTCACGATTGTGCTGCCGCGGGCCCGCAAATAG
- a CDS encoding HPr family phosphocarrier protein codes for MTVDASRAVAQQLTIVNRKGLHARASARFVRTAECFDASISVIKDGTSVAGNSIMGLMMLGAGPGSTILVQATGKQAREALEAIVELVNNGFDEDVDGAEA; via the coding sequence CTGACAGTGGACGCCAGTCGGGCCGTTGCCCAGCAACTCACCATCGTCAACCGCAAGGGCCTGCATGCCCGCGCCTCGGCGCGGTTCGTGCGCACGGCCGAATGCTTCGATGCGTCGATCTCGGTGATCAAGGACGGCACCTCGGTAGCCGGCAACTCCATCATGGGTCTCATGATGCTCGGTGCGGGACCGGGCTCTACCATCCTCGTGCAAGCGACCGGAAAGCAGGCGCGGGAAGCGCTCGAAGCCATTGTCGAACTGGTCAACAATGGTTTCGACGAGGACGTGGACGGGGCAGAGGCCTGA
- a CDS encoding PTS sugar transporter subunit IIA, protein MIGLVLVTHGALADEFKLAMEHVVGPQEYVETIAIGPEDNAESRREDILKAIDRADSGDGVIILTDMFGGTPSNLAISVMQNRQVEVIAGVNLPMLVKLGRVRGEMSMEDAVAIAQEAGKKYITVANTILGS, encoded by the coding sequence ATGATTGGTTTGGTTCTGGTGACGCATGGCGCGCTGGCTGATGAATTCAAGCTGGCGATGGAACATGTGGTCGGTCCGCAGGAATATGTGGAGACCATAGCCATTGGGCCCGAGGACAATGCAGAGAGCCGCAGGGAAGATATCCTCAAGGCAATCGACCGGGCCGATAGCGGGGACGGTGTCATCATCCTCACCGACATGTTCGGCGGCACGCCGTCAAACCTGGCCATTTCCGTGATGCAGAACCGGCAGGTCGAGGTCATCGCCGGCGTCAACTTGCCTATGCTGGTCAAGCTGGGCCGGGTTCGCGGCGAAATGAGCATGGAAGACGCCGTCGCCATCGCCCAGGAGGCCGGCAAGAAATACATCACCGTCGCCAATACCATTCTGGGTAGCTGA
- the ahcY gene encoding adenosylhomocysteinase produces MTKSPTDYAVKDIALADFGRKEISIAEIEMPGLMAIREEYAAAQPLKGARIAGSLHMTIQTAVLIETLVALGADVRWVSCNIFSTQDHAAAAIAAAGIPVFAHKGETLQEYWDFTDRMMEWGDGGTPNMILDDGGDATMLVLTGAKAEKDPSILDKPGNEEEEIFFATIKKRLATNPTFYSTIRANIRGVSEETTTGVMRLYQLHAKGELPFPAINVNDSVTKSKFDNKYGTRESLVDAIRRGTDVMLAGKVAVVCGYGDVGKGSAESLRGAGARVLVTEVDPICALQAAMEGFEVVTLEDAAHRADIVVTATGNRDVLMVDDMRNLKDMAIVCNIGHFDNEIDVLGLRNFKWTNVKPQVDLIEQPNGKRLILLSEGRLVNLGNATGHPSFVMSASFSNQTLAQIELWTNGDKIEKKVHVLPKHLDEKVAELHLAKLGAKLTKLTKAQADYIGVTPEGPFKSAEYRY; encoded by the coding sequence ATGACCAAGAGCCCGACCGACTACGCGGTCAAGGACATCGCCCTCGCTGATTTCGGTCGCAAGGAAATCAGCATCGCCGAAATCGAAATGCCGGGCCTTATGGCGATCCGCGAGGAATATGCGGCCGCCCAGCCGCTCAAGGGCGCCCGCATTGCCGGTTCGCTGCACATGACCATCCAGACTGCCGTGCTGATCGAGACCCTTGTGGCGCTCGGCGCGGACGTGCGCTGGGTCTCGTGCAACATCTTCTCGACCCAGGATCATGCTGCTGCCGCCATCGCCGCCGCCGGCATTCCCGTCTTTGCCCACAAGGGCGAGACGCTGCAGGAATACTGGGACTTCACCGACCGCATGATGGAATGGGGCGATGGCGGCACGCCCAACATGATCCTCGATGACGGCGGCGACGCCACCATGCTGGTGCTGACGGGCGCCAAGGCCGAGAAGGATCCGTCCATTCTCGACAAGCCGGGCAACGAGGAAGAAGAAATCTTCTTCGCCACCATCAAGAAGCGCCTGGCCACCAACCCGACCTTCTATTCGACCATCCGCGCCAATATCCGCGGCGTTTCCGAGGAAACCACGACGGGCGTGATGCGCCTCTATCAGCTGCACGCCAAGGGCGAGCTGCCGTTCCCGGCCATCAACGTCAACGACTCGGTCACCAAGTCCAAGTTCGACAACAAGTACGGCACCCGTGAGAGCCTCGTCGACGCGATCCGTCGCGGCACCGACGTGATGCTGGCCGGCAAGGTCGCCGTGGTCTGTGGCTATGGCGACGTCGGCAAGGGTTCGGCTGAATCGCTGCGCGGCGCCGGCGCCCGCGTGCTGGTCACCGAAGTCGATCCGATCTGCGCGCTGCAGGCCGCCATGGAAGGCTTCGAGGTTGTGACGCTCGAGGACGCTGCCCATCGCGCCGACATCGTCGTGACCGCCACCGGCAACCGCGACGTGCTGATGGTCGACGACATGCGCAATCTCAAGGACATGGCCATCGTCTGCAATATCGGCCATTTCGACAACGAGATCGACGTGCTGGGCCTGCGCAACTTCAAGTGGACCAACGTCAAGCCGCAGGTCGACCTGATCGAGCAGCCCAACGGCAAGCGCCTGATCCTGCTGTCCGAAGGGCGCCTGGTGAACCTGGGCAATGCCACGGGCCACCCGAGCTTCGTGATGTCTGCCTCGTTCTCCAACCAGACCCTGGCCCAGATCGAGCTCTGGACCAATGGCGACAAGATCGAGAAGAAGGTGCACGTGCTGCCCAAGCATCTCGACGAAAAGGTTGCCGAGCTGCACCTGGCCAAGCTCGGCGCCAAGCTGACTAAGCTCACCAAGGCCCAGGCCGACTATATCGGCGTCACGCCGGAAGGTCCGTTCAAGTCGGCCGAATATCGCTACTGA